The sequence GTTTTAATCGCATTGAACTTTTTCGCACGTTTTCCGAGAGTTCGCCAGTTCACGCGGATACATCGGTGCGTATGGTGCGCGAGCGTCTGGACAATGCAGGCGTTACGCTCACGGGCCTCAATATTCGCAATATTACAGGACGAAATTCCAGCAAGGACGAACGCGATCTGAGATACAATATGCGCCAGGTCGAATGGGATATCCATCTTTCTCGCGCTCTGCGGCTACAGTGTGCCAATCTCAAAGGCGGTGATCGCACAGACGAAGCGCGCGAGGATTTTATTACGGGTATTAATCACGTGCTCGATCGCATTCCCAACTTTACCCTCAATATAGGCAATCACAAGGGGAATTTGTTCGAGAATATTGAAGATTATCAGGGCATTTTGCCCGAGATTCCCGATCGCGCCAAAATATTGATGGATACGGGTCATCTCCTTTCAGCAGGTGTTGAAGTACGCGCTTTTGCAGAAGCTTTTGCCGACCGCATTGGCCTTGTTCACCTGAGAGATCAGAAGGGGGAAACTCCCGTGCCTTTTGGCGAGGGCGATTTGCCTTTTGAAGATGTGATCGATATTCTCAAGGGCGCGGGTTATGAGGGCGAACTTGTCATTGAACTGGAAAAAGTCACCTGGGGTGAACCGGTCCAGGCCTGTGCTGCTGCGCGTGAATATGTCGAAAAAATCCTTTCCTGAATAAGTCTATGTCCCATGCACTGAGCAAACATCTGCTCGTCGATCTGTACGGTTGCCCCGCCGATCTGCTCAATGATGTCACTGCGCTTGAAAAGGTTATGATTGAAGCTGCCCAACGCGCAGGTGCCACGGTTATCAACAGTATGTTTCATCACTTTTCGCCTTTCGGTGTATCGGGTGTTGTGGTTATTCAGGAAAGTCATCTGACTATTCACACCTGGCCAGAGCAGGGGTTTGCAGCTATTGACCTTTTTACCTGTGGCACGCAGACCAAACCGCGGCACGCTTTGACCCATTTGAAACGCGCACTCCAATCTACACGGGTCGAAGTTCGACAATTCAGGCGTGGGCAAGGCGAGGCATCGGCTGTAAAGACCGATCTCAACTTTGGGGGCTGATGGTGATTCGCAACTTGTGAGATCAAAATAGTAAAACGCCCGTCGATTGGTGTCCTACTGCAATAGCAGTTGATCCCGACGGGCGTTTTTTGCATAATTTGACACTTCTATTTTAAGTTTTATTTTTATTTTTTTGGAGGCCCTCATGACAGTAAGCCTGGCCGCTGAAATTCGATCCACGCTCATCGAGATGTTTGAGGCTATTGAGAAAAAAGAAAATATCGCCGAGCATTTGCTCAAACTCGACGATATTCAGCGCAGCCTTGATCGCGATACGCCGGCACAACTCAGACATTTTCTCGAGCGCCGTAGTTATACCAAAGCTCTCGAATATCTCGATACGGGCACTTTTATTGACGATCCCAACCGCCCCGACTGCGACGACCATCCCCATTAATTTTCAGGAGTTCATCTATGTCTGTCACAACCCGCACCGATATCAAGGGCATTTCTCGTTTTCTTTTTACCGAAGGCACAGATGCCGACCGTCTGCACCTGCATGTCTCAGAAGTTGGTCCAGGCCAGCGCGCCCACCCGCCACATCGGCACGATGGTTGGGAGATTTTTTTCGTTATCAAAGGCAATGGCGAAGTTCTGTACGGCGACCAAACACACCCGGTCAATACGGGTGAAGCCATGCATCTGGAATGCAGTATTTTGCACGGAATAAAAAATATCGGCGATGGCCCGCTTCAATACGCCGTGATTATTAGAAAATGAGCGGGGCATCAGTAGCGTTTTCGCAACACATCCATAATGTGTGCAGAGAGCGATTGCACGGTTTCGTCAAAATTTGCGTTCTCAACAGTTATGATGCGATGTGCTTCGCCCACTTTTAAGATGTGTTGTTGAATTTCCAAAATGGCATCGAGGTTTTCTACATAGTGGTGCGACGTTCTTTGCGTTGCTTCTTCACTGCGAAATTCAAAACGCTCGGCATATTGCTTTTTGTCATCTAAGTACAGGATCATCCAGATAAA is a genomic window of Gemmatimonadota bacterium containing:
- a CDS encoding sugar phosphate isomerase/epimerase codes for the protein MQLTFSTTVCPDLLLPDALNVATEAGFNRIELFRTFSESSPVHADTSVRMVRERLDNAGVTLTGLNIRNITGRNSSKDERDLRYNMRQVEWDIHLSRALRLQCANLKGGDRTDEAREDFITGINHVLDRIPNFTLNIGNHKGNLFENIEDYQGILPEIPDRAKILMDTGHLLSAGVEVRAFAEAFADRIGLVHLRDQKGETPVPFGEGDLPFEDVIDILKGAGYEGELVIELEKVTWGEPVQACAAAREYVEKILS
- the speD gene encoding adenosylmethionine decarboxylase produces the protein MSHALSKHLLVDLYGCPADLLNDVTALEKVMIEAAQRAGATVINSMFHHFSPFGVSGVVVIQESHLTIHTWPEQGFAAIDLFTCGTQTKPRHALTHLKRALQSTRVEVRQFRRGQGEASAVKTDLNFGG
- a CDS encoding cupin domain-containing protein; this translates as MSVTTRTDIKGISRFLFTEGTDADRLHLHVSEVGPGQRAHPPHRHDGWEIFFVIKGNGEVLYGDQTHPVNTGEAMHLECSILHGIKNIGDGPLQYAVIIRK